One genomic window of Phoenix dactylifera cultivar Barhee BC4 unplaced genomic scaffold, palm_55x_up_171113_PBpolish2nd_filt_p 000097F, whole genome shotgun sequence includes the following:
- the LOC103721738 gene encoding serine hydroxymethyltransferase, mitochondrial → MAMATALRRLSSSAVRRQPSLARSSLYYMSTLPSEDVYDKERSRVTWPKQLNAPLEAVDPDVFNIIELEKARQWKGLELIPSENFTSVSVMQAVGSVMTNKYSEGYPGARYYGGNEYIDMAESLCQKRALEVFGLDPAKWGVNVQSLSGSPSNFQVYTALLKPHERIMALDLPHGGHLSHGYQTDTKKISAVSIFFETMPYRLNESTGYIDYDQLEKSAALFRPKLIVAGASAYARLYDYARIRKICNKQKAILLADMAHISGLVAGGVIPSPFEYADVVTTTTHKSLRGPRGAMIFFRKGVKEINKQGQEVLYDFEDKINAAVFPGLQGGPHNHTITGLAVALKQAMTPEYRAYQEQVLSNCSKFAQCLVEKGYELVSGGTENHLVLVNLKNKGIDGSRVEKVLELVHIAANKNTVPGDVSAMVPGGIRMGTPALTSRGFVEEDFAKVADFFDTAVKIALKIKAETKGGSKLKDFLATIQTDANVQSEIAKLRHEVEEYAKQFPTIGFEKETMKYKG, encoded by the exons atggcaATGGCGACGGCGCTCCGGCGGCTGTCTTCCTCCGCCGTGAGGAGGCAGCCTTCTCTCGCGCGGAGCTCGCTTTACTACATG TCGACGCTGCCGAGCGAGGATGTCTACGACAAGGAGAGATCCCGCGTCACG TGGCCGAAGCAGCTGAATGCTCCACTGGAGGCTGTCGATCCGGATGTTTTCAATATCATCGAGCTCGAGAAAGCCAGGCAGTGGAAG GGGCTTGAGCTCATCCCTTCTGAGAATTTCACATCGGTGTCGGTGATGCAAGCAGTAGGATCTGTCATGACTAACAAATACAGTGAGGGGTATCCTGGAGCAAGATACTATGGTGGAAACGA ATACATCGACATGGCAGAATCACTGTGTCAGAAACGTGCCCTGGAAGTTTTCGGTTTAGACCCAGCAAAATGGGGAG TAAATGTGCAGTCCCTCTCTGGGTCTCCTTCTAACTTTCAAGTATATACTGCACTTTTGAAGCCACATGAGAGAATAATGGCACTGGATCTTCCTCATGGCGGACATCTTTCACATGGCTACCAG ACTGATACCAAGAAGATATCTGCTGTATCAATTTTCTTTGAGACAATGCCATATAGGTTGAATGAGAGCACTGGATACATTGACTATGATCAG TTGGAGAAAAGTGCTGCTCTCTTTAGGCCAAAATTAATTGTTGCTGGAGCTAGTGCATATGCACGCCTCTATGATTACGCACGCATCCGAAAG ATATGCAATAAGCAGAAAGCTATCCTTTTGGCTGATATGGCCCACATCAGCGGGCTTGTTGCAGGTGGTGTTATTCCATCTCCTTTTGAGTATGCAGATGTAGTGACTACTACCACTCACAAGTCACTCCGTGGACCACGTGGAGCCATGATCTTTTTCAGGAAGGGGGTGAAAGAGATAAACAAACAAGGGCAAGAG GTTTTGTATGATTTCGAAGATAAAATCAATGCAGCTGTCTTCCCTGGACTTCAAGGTGGCCCACACAATCATACAATTACTGGCTTAGCTGTTGCACTCAAACAG GCAATGACTCCAGAGTACAGAGCCTATCAAGAGCAAGTCCTCAgtaactgttcaaaatttgctCAG TGCTTGGTTGAGAAAGGATATGAGCTTGTCTCTGGTGGAACAGAAAACCATTTAGTGTTGGTAAATCTGAAGAACAAG GGAATTGATGGGTCTAGAGTTGAAAAGGTGTTGGAATTGGTTCATATTGCAGCTAATAAAAACACAGTTCCTGGTGATGTATCTGCCATGGTTCCTGGAGGCATCAGGATGG GAACACCAGCCCTGACATCAAGAGGATTTGTTGAAGAGGACTTTGCGAAAGTCGCTGACTTTTTTGATACTGCTGTTAAAATAGCACTAAAGATTAAGGCTGAAACCAAAg gTGGGTCAAAGCTAAAGGACTTCCTAGCCACCATTCAGACAGATGCTAATGTCCAGTCCGAGATTGCAAAGCTCCGCCATGAGGTGGAGGAGTATGCAAAGCAGTTCCCAACAATTGGATTTGAGAAAGAGACAATGAAGTACAAGGGCTAA